AACAATTgcagtggataattttagaaaaagagggtccagattgtctagcccggctgatttgtaaaggtccagattttgcaacatTTTCAgatcatcagctatctggattcgagtgaaggagaaatgggggaggcttgggcaagttgctgtgggggtgcagggctgttcaCCGGGGTAGGTAGGTCAGGTGGAAAgcatgcttattgaaattctcaattatcgtggatttatcagtggtgagtgttttctagcctcagtgcagtgggcagctgggaggaggtgctcttattctccatggactttagtgtcccaaaactttttgcagtttgtgctacaggattcaaatttcagtttgaaaaagctagctttaGCTTACATAActtcctgtgtatattggttcccaaCTTCCCTGGAAAGTTTCATATCGCGGGGGCTTTTCGAtactaatgcagtacgccacaggatgtttttgtgctggtcaagggcagtcaggtctggagtgaagggctatatctgttcctgtttcaattttttttgaatggagcatgcttatttaagatggtgaggaaagcacttttaaagaataaccaggcatcctttactgacggaatgaggttaatatccttccaggatacccgagcCAGTTCGATTAGAAGGGcatgctcgctgaagtgttttagggagcgtttgacagtgatgaggggtggttgtttgaccgcagaccTATTATGGAAGCAGGCAATAAGGCAGTgtttgctgagatcctggttgaagacagcagaggtgtatttagagggcaggtttgtcaggatgatatctatgagggtgcccgtgtttaaggatttggggttgtacctggtaggttcattgatcatttgtgtgagattgagggcatctagcttagattgaaggatggccggggtgttaagcatgtcccagtttaggtcacctgacagtacaagctctgaagatagatgggggggcaatcaattcacatatgatttccagggcacagctgggggctgaaggtgGTCTATAACAAGCAGCAACGGTGAAAGACTTGCACAGACCTAGATAGTATGAccgaactctgcaggctatctctgcagtagattgcaactccgcccccttcggcagttctatcttgtcggaaaatgttatagttagggatggaaatttcaggatttttggtggccttccttagCCAGggttcagacacggctaggacatccgggttggcagagtgtgctaaaagcagtgaataaaacaaacttagtgaggaggcttctaatgttaatatgcatgaaaccaaggcttttacggttacagaactCAATAAATGATatcgcctggggaataggagtggagatGGGGGCTACAGAGCCTGGGTtgacctctacatcaccagaggaacagaggaggagtaggataagggtacggctaaaggctagaagaactggtcgtctagtgctttTTGAACAGAgggtaaaaggagcaggtttctgggcgcggaagaatagattcaaggcataatgtacagacaagggtatggtaggatgtgaatacagtggaggtaaacctaggcattgagtgacgatgagagaggttttgtctttagagacaccatttaaaccaggtgagctCACCGCATGTGGGAGGGggaacaaaagggctagctaaggcatattgagcagggctggaggctctactgtgaaataagacaataatcactaaccaaaacagcaatggacaaggcatattgacattggggagaggcatgtgtagcttATAGGGACCAGTGAacagctaggcgagctggagacacgacgattcagacagttagcggGCCGGGGTTAGCAGGCTAGCAGAAAGGCCTTAGGGGGACGTCACGACAAAAAAGTATGTTGTAGCACCATCGGGCGGATTACGTcggtagaccagtcgtgatggatcggtggCGCTCCATGTCGGCAGTAAAAgtggtccaggccaattggcaaaataggtattgtagcccaaggagtggctgaaggacctcttcagctagccgggagatgggcctagcacgaGGCTAGTTCCATGCTAACTgttgcttgcttcgggacagagacgttagccaggaggaGCCActtggatagcagctagctagctgtgatgatctaggtgaaaaggttcagagcttgcggtaggaatccggagatttGGAGATTTGATGGAGAAAAAGCAGTCCGGTATGCGCTGGGTTGAATCACGCTGTGCATACTGGCAGGAGTTAACCGGgttaaggttagctgatgaccgctagcagtggctaactgactactagctagtagctagctagctctctagcttctgttgggggttctggttcatgttaatggacagtccagcaggcctcgactgtgtagccgagtgatcatagggccCAATGAGCAGCAGTAGATTAAACTGGGAACAGTTCGGTAGTCGTTTACTACGTTGAGCGAGCAGTAGACACGGCGTTCAGGGAgatagcaggccggggctagcaaatGGATCATCACCAAACATCCACGACGCAGAGGCCGGTTGAGAGCACATTGGCCGAGTTACGTCAGCAGACCATCAGACCAGTGTTAGTTTCCTTCAATTTGCAGCCTACATTTTGCATTTATTCCTTTCAGTTGACCTTTCCTCCCTCTGTCACGTCCCTTTGTAGTTTTTCCTGACGGTCGCTAGAATTAGTGGATCACATTAGGCTAACATTGTGCAATAATTTGGGACATAtagcctatttgaatcattatggaactcAGCCAACATGTGGCAGTTCAAACCTGGAGCCTAGATCATGGTCATACAACTTGTCATACAGTcccatgattagtgaggattaaGGTAGATTTATAGAACTATtgttcaacccctattgtacACTTTTCCCCACCTTCCAATATTTAAAGGATTAAACTTAAATATGgcaactttcaggatgaatcaaacccCTTTATTTTCGATTCATCAATTTATTTTGTGTTTAAAGGCTCTTAGGATTCATACAAACTTTCTTAACACTAAACTCTACCTAAATAATATACAAGTGTATTTTTAACTCTGAAACAGAGacgaatatgcatatatttagatgGATTTCTTTCATTGAGGCCTATATTCTGAATCGTTCTCTCCATACATTCATACACCCCATTCTTTCAACAGAATTTTAgttcagagcagatatttaacagTTCTTAGAAAACGTGGTCACATAAATATTGAGGTTGAGATTTTACCATAATTCCATTACCAAAGTTTACATCAGCACAGTTCTTCCACTAAATTCATTTTTGTCAATTATTCAGTGgaaattgtttttaaaaaaacttcttttttttgtgttaaactttgaaatcaataatttttgtttggcatacattttaaagtgaaaaaattgagaaaaaaacGTATTTCCGTTTCCTTCCGTTACCGTTGAATTGCCCATATTCGTTTTAAACCCAAAGAGTTTTCTGAAAGACTCAAAATTCAACATTCACTAACAAAATCAAGGATGCTGATAATCCTAAAGTTGTTTTGATGAAGTTTATCTTTATTAATTgattatttcaattgattgagaCATGCAGTTCTTATGTAGTCTACTTCACATTCTATTACACAGTGTGACATGGAAACTGTAAGAGCACCGTGAGAGCACTCCGAACATGACGTGCATTTGattcgttttttttcttcaatttgtTACTCTGCTCGTTGTTATCCACTTTTATTGTAGACCAGTGTCTAACATATGGTACGTTGCCATAAAACTAGCACGTGGACCCTGCCTGGTCTCCCTCTCATAGATTCATCATAAATGTATTGGGCGTAGTCCTGAAGTAGTCGTTAACGATCATTGCATGTAATAGCTCTAGGTCAAGTTATGACTTAACGACCAGAAGTTTTTCCTAGTCAGGTCAcatggcttggaaaaactccaggccctcGTCATAATTCATCATGTGGGTCAGTTTTTCCTGATCATTTAACCAAGCCCTAGTCAAAACCTCTGTAATATTGTCAAAAACATGACACAGAGCATTTTGTAGGGTCTAATTATGACAGAACACGCAGATGAAGAGTCGCTGCGGTGCTTGTCCAAAACACAGAGGCACGTTATTTACAGTCGTTCCAATCAAAGCTGCTCTCATTGAATCAATGCTGCTCTTATTgaatttaaagtgtgtgtgtgtgctcatttttatttaacctttatttaactaggcaagtcaacatAAGAACTAAatcttatttagaatgacgggCTACCAAAATGCGTGAGGACGTGAGGACGAGGCTCTGCTCTGCTGTCATGGCTAAACTAGATTAGATGCAGTGATATTACCTGTTGGAGGGAGGAGATAGCGTTAACGTGGATGGAGCTTCCTGATTGGTCATGGGTCGACCTCTGGTCTGTACCTCACAGGGTTAATAGCCAGACACAATCTCATTAATTCATTGTGCCATCTCCACAGCGATATCGTTCCATAAGCGATGTGAGGCAAATCGATTGGACAGATAATATGGGATCGTTTAAGCCTCAAGCCTGTTATCCATTATAATCATAGAACGGTCTGTGACGACAGGCGTTGCATGCCTTCATTTGCCCCTGTGGCCAATTCAGTATTCACAATCACTGTATAATGTGGAACAGGCATTTTTCACTTCTTTCTACCCCATACCTGTGTTGTGTCAGTAGGAATGTTATCTTGCTGCTGAGTTGTGGGCGACACCATCTGTGAGTGTCTgtcagaggcagtgtgtgtgtgtgtgtgtgtgtgtgtgtgtgtgtgtgtgtgtgtgtgtgtgtgtgtgtgtgtgtgtgtgtgtgtgtgtgtgtgtgtgtgtgtgtgtgtgtgtgtgtgtgtgtgtgtgtgtgtgtgtgtgtgtgtgtgtgtgtgtgtcagaggagcgTTGTGCCTCACGGAGCCCATGTGAAAAATTATCACAACTGCTTTCTAAACTGACTGACTGCAGTTCCTTTCGAAAAAAATGTGGAGAGTATTTTTCTGTGCTACTGACAGAGTTTGAATGTCAAAACCATCAGTGAACCGTTCTTTTCAAAACATGATCACCACACTTCCAAATGaaacatttatttcagcttgGCTATTTACAGTTGTCCCTTTGGGCTGCTTGCATGAACGTGTTTGAGCAAGTGAAAgcaacagagagaacacagcaggACTCAACAGAGACGTTGGGCATTAATGCTTTACAACCCCTATGATTCAGACTTGACCTCTGTGGCAAAAGTATGATTCTGCCAATTATTCAATTATTTCCCATGTACTTAAGCATAGGCAGTTTCGGCTTATCATCCAaccccaaataaataaatacataattacATATATAGCATATACAGTACAATAAATAGGTTTACAGACAGAAGGACATAGGTCAAACAAACACATGTGCTCTAAACTCcgggtaaaagaccaagtcaaaATTATAAACTTGTCATAGCTGCACCACCTCAGTATGAGAAACCTCATTTGACTTGGCTTGTAGTCAGTCAACCATCACACTGACATCTAGCATCTCTATTTTGTGCATACAACCTCCTGTGCTACATAGTCAATTAATGCTCTTTATCCAGCGGGAAAAACAAAGCCCATATGTGTGTCGTTCTCATCAACTACGGGCCTCACTCATTGTTCGTGTGTGGTGTCATTCGTTGTCATACGTTGCTATCCCATCATTCGCCGTGTGGCATTGTATTTTATCATCTACAACTATTGACTCCTGTCACAGTGTAGTCGTGCGTGACGTGCATGTCCCATTCCGGAACACCATACCAGATGCCAGACATTCCTTAGGGAAGTCTTTCTGTCCATTGGTGGCCTGTCTCTTCAGAGCTACGGCACGGTAGTCCACCTGTTCTCCATCCAGCCCAGACTCCAGCCAACGGAAACACACAATCCTCTGGAACGACCGCCGGAAGTTATCGGACACGAAGCCGTAGAGGATTGGGTTGGCGCCGCTGTTGGCGTAACTCAGGATGACAAAGAGCTGGGTGACCATGGCGTCCGGGGGGCGGTGGAACACGCTGACCAGCTGGACGATGTAGAAGGGCATCCAGCAGAGCACGAAGACCGCCACAATGCACAACACCATCCGCGTGATCTTTTTCTCCGAGCGCCTTCGCTGCAGCCAACCGGCTTTGAGCCCGACCGCACGCATGCGCGCCACCATCAGGCAGTAGCAGAGGCAGATAGCACCTACGGGAAGCAGGAAGCCGAGCAGGAAGGTGTACACCACGAACGCCACTGACCATGCAGCCTCAGGCCACAGGAAGTTGCAGTCCACTCCGCCGTCCTGCGCCGGGACCGTGTCAGCAAAGATGATGATGGGGAGGATGACGAGGAGCGAGAGGCCCCACACGCAGACGTTGACCACCTTTGCCACGGTGGGACGGCGGTAGCGGGCAGCCTTGATAGGGTGAACCACGGCCACATATCGATCCACGCTCAACACCGTCAGACAGAAGATAGATGTAAACATGTTGATGCCGTCCACGCTCAACACCAGACGGCACATGAGCGAGCCAAACGGCCAATGACGTACAGCCGCTGAAGTCGCCAAGAACGGAACACTCAACATAAACAGTTCATCTGCAATTGCCAGAtttaatatataaatattggTGGCAGTTTTCATCTTGGCGTATTTGAGGATGACATAGATGACCATGGCATTGCCTGTAAGACCCACACAGCAGACCAGTGCGTAGATGGAGGGGATGATGATCTTACTGGCATCAAGTTCCTGGTCGTAGTCCTCATAGTCTAGGCTGGAGTTGTAGGGGAGGCCGGTGGGGTATTCTGGGTAGTCACTGGACCGGTTGGTGGCCATGTTTTCCATTTTACCAGTTTACCTCAGTTTT
The genomic region above belongs to Oncorhynchus kisutch isolate 150728-3 linkage group LG16, Okis_V2, whole genome shotgun sequence and contains:
- the LOC109906873 gene encoding somatostatin receptor type 1-like; amino-acid sequence: MENMATNRSSDYPEYPTGLPYNSSLDYEDYDQELDASKIIIPSIYALVCCVGLTGNAMVIYVILKYAKMKTATNIYILNLAIADELFMLSVPFLATSAAVRHWPFGSLMCRLVLSVDGINMFTSIFCLTVLSVDRYVAVVHPIKAARYRRPTVAKVVNVCVWGLSLLVILPIIIFADTVPAQDGGVDCNFLWPEAAWSVAFVVYTFLLGFLLPVGAICLCYCLMVARMRAVGLKAGWLQRRRSEKKITRMVLCIVAVFVLCWMPFYIVQLVSVFHRPPDAMVTQLFVILSYANSGANPILYGFVSDNFRRSFQRIVCFRWLESGLDGEQVDYRAVALKRQATNGQKDFPKECLASGMVFRNGTCTSRTTTL